From a region of the Leptospira kmetyi serovar Malaysia str. Bejo-Iso9 genome:
- a CDS encoding transketolase, giving the protein MNDLKELKSFANELRKSVIRMVTAANSGHPGGPLGLADIYAVLYKKILNHKPSNPDWEERDRLILSNGHVCAIRYAAMAHSGYFPVEDLLTFRKLGSKLQGHPSTRYMNGIESSSGSLGQGLSVSVGLALGARFKKQNHKIYTCISDGECGEGMTWEAAQSAAHYKLDNMIAFMDKNGIQIDGFTKDVMNLEPLNEKFLSFGWNVLEADGHDIEQIVSAFEKAKQHKGSPTIILFNTVLGKGVSFMENNPGWHGTPPKPEEEKKALEELSALSV; this is encoded by the coding sequence ATGAACGATCTCAAAGAACTTAAGAGTTTTGCAAACGAACTCAGAAAGAGCGTGATCCGTATGGTGACCGCTGCAAATTCCGGTCACCCAGGCGGACCTCTCGGTCTCGCGGATATCTACGCCGTTCTATATAAGAAAATTCTAAATCATAAACCTTCCAATCCGGATTGGGAAGAAAGAGATCGCTTGATTCTTTCCAACGGTCACGTGTGCGCGATCCGTTACGCGGCTATGGCTCATTCCGGATATTTTCCCGTGGAAGATCTTTTGACTTTCCGTAAACTCGGAAGCAAGTTGCAAGGTCATCCTTCCACACGTTATATGAACGGAATCGAAAGTTCTTCCGGTTCTTTGGGTCAGGGGCTTTCCGTTTCCGTCGGATTGGCTCTCGGCGCCCGATTCAAAAAACAAAATCATAAGATCTATACTTGTATCTCCGACGGAGAATGCGGCGAAGGAATGACTTGGGAAGCCGCTCAATCCGCCGCGCACTATAAATTGGACAACATGATCGCTTTTATGGACAAGAACGGAATTCAGATCGACGGTTTTACGAAAGACGTTATGAACCTCGAACCTCTGAACGAGAAATTTCTTTCCTTCGGTTGGAACGTATTGGAAGCGGACGGTCACGATATTGAACAAATTGTTTCCGCTTTTGAAAAAGCGAAACAACACAAGGGTTCTCCCACGATCATTCTGTTCAACACAGTGCTCGGTAAGGGCGTTTCCTTTATGGAAAACAATCCCGGTTGGCATGGAACTCCTCCGAAACCGGAAGAAGAAAAGAAAGCTCTCGAAGAATTATCCGCACTTTCCGTTTAA
- a CDS encoding glutathione peroxidase yields MQSKLFILFFMLGILFPLAGVFAKGSFYDFKVKDIKGNEVSLSKYKGKVVMVVNVASKCGYTYQYDNLEKVYKKYKDQGFVVVGFPANNFGSQEPGTDKEIETFCRIQKGASFDMMSKISVKGKDQHPLYSYLIENSPNPGEVEWNFEKILISKDGKIEARYRSAVEPDSSSVTQKIESLLK; encoded by the coding sequence ATGCAGTCCAAACTTTTCATTCTGTTTTTTATGTTGGGAATTCTTTTTCCTTTGGCCGGAGTTTTTGCGAAGGGAAGTTTTTATGATTTCAAAGTAAAGGATATCAAGGGTAACGAAGTCTCCCTTTCCAAATACAAGGGAAAGGTCGTGATGGTGGTTAACGTGGCATCCAAATGCGGTTATACCTATCAATACGACAATTTGGAAAAGGTCTATAAAAAATACAAGGATCAGGGTTTTGTCGTGGTCGGTTTTCCCGCGAACAACTTCGGCAGTCAAGAGCCCGGAACCGATAAGGAGATCGAAACCTTTTGCAGAATTCAAAAAGGAGCGAGCTTCGATATGATGTCCAAGATTTCGGTAAAGGGAAAGGATCAACATCCTCTCTATTCTTATCTGATCGAAAATTCTCCGAACCCAGGAGAAGTGGAATGGAACTTTGAAAAGATTCTCATATCCAAGGACGGAAAGATCGAAGCGAGATATCGTTCCGCGGTCGAACCGGACAGCTCTTCCGTTACGCAAAAGATCGAATCTCTTTTGAAGTAA
- a CDS encoding zinc-dependent alcohol dehydrogenase family protein, producing the protein MKAMVINRFGGAEVFEAGEVPKPTLIPGHVLIRVKATSVNPVDYKIRKFGPPIAPAFPAVLNGDVAGIIEEVADNVSRWKVGDEVFGCVGGLIGTGGALAEYILADERLLAHKPKNLSFEETAVLPLVSITAWEGLFEKGNIQAGNKILITGGAGGVGHIAVQLAKWAGARVLATASGDQKQKLVLELGAEAVSGRSEAEIKKKAFQVFGKEELDLAFDTGGGSGFETAIACVKRKGKAITIDGSGSFNLGKAHSKSLDLAIVFMLIPLLHDEGREKHGFILGEIARLVENGILKPVLDPERFSWTKIGDAHRKLEEGRAIGKISVTID; encoded by the coding sequence ATGAAAGCGATGGTAATCAATCGTTTCGGCGGCGCCGAAGTATTCGAAGCGGGGGAAGTTCCGAAACCGACTTTGATCCCGGGGCACGTTTTGATCCGCGTCAAAGCGACGAGCGTAAATCCGGTGGATTATAAAATCAGAAAGTTCGGTCCTCCGATCGCGCCCGCGTTTCCCGCGGTTTTGAACGGAGACGTAGCGGGGATTATCGAAGAGGTTGCGGATAACGTGTCTCGTTGGAAAGTCGGGGACGAGGTCTTCGGTTGTGTGGGCGGTTTGATCGGAACCGGAGGAGCGCTCGCCGAATACATTCTCGCGGACGAAAGATTGCTCGCACACAAACCGAAAAATCTGAGTTTCGAAGAAACCGCGGTATTACCGTTGGTTTCCATCACCGCTTGGGAAGGGCTTTTCGAAAAAGGAAACATCCAAGCCGGAAATAAGATATTGATAACCGGTGGAGCGGGCGGAGTCGGACATATCGCGGTTCAACTCGCGAAATGGGCCGGAGCTCGCGTTCTTGCGACGGCGAGCGGAGATCAAAAACAAAAACTCGTTCTCGAGCTCGGAGCCGAAGCGGTCAGCGGAAGATCGGAAGCGGAAATCAAAAAGAAGGCGTTTCAAGTTTTTGGAAAGGAGGAATTGGATCTCGCGTTCGACACGGGAGGCGGAAGCGGTTTTGAAACCGCGATCGCTTGTGTGAAAAGAAAAGGAAAAGCGATCACGATCGACGGTTCCGGATCGTTCAACTTGGGAAAAGCTCATTCCAAAAGTTTGGATCTTGCGATCGTCTTTATGTTGATTCCTCTGTTGCACGACGAAGGACGCGAAAAACACGGATTCATTCTCGGCGAAATCGCAAGACTTGTGGAGAATGGAATTTTAAAACCGGTGCTCGATCCCGAAAGATTCTCCTGGACGAAGATCGGAGACGCGCATCGCAAACTCGAAGAGGGAAGAGCGATCGGCAAAATTTCCGTAACAATCGACTGA
- a CDS encoding polyprenyl synthetase family protein, producing MKASVLKDSLIRKFDKKLEAIIREDLKILAEIKTYTIRSGGKRIRPILHYCLCQLLGYSGKHWLDVGAIAELIHAASLLHDDVVDEAETRRGLQSVGSKFGNKTAILAGDYLLACGIDHLNGLGYPELMDVFTQVIKDLSVSELIQMEWEKNPKITLEIYNRVVYGKTASLFGAVSVSAGILSEKNEKEKKKLRQFGIDLGSFFQKKDDAIDYFTPASKSGKVPLKDFYNGLYTYPILLLLEKADKNDKKLVHSLFEKSERSQGDGVVILSLLSRYQIREKMDAEFQNVADNLMKFLNSFEESSIRNLLKEQILKLLEE from the coding sequence GTGAAAGCGTCTGTACTCAAAGATTCTCTGATTCGGAAGTTCGATAAAAAACTCGAAGCGATCATTCGGGAGGATCTCAAAATTCTCGCCGAAATCAAAACCTACACCATCCGATCCGGTGGAAAACGGATTCGTCCGATTCTCCATTACTGTCTTTGTCAACTTTTAGGTTATTCCGGTAAACACTGGCTGGACGTGGGCGCGATCGCCGAATTGATTCACGCGGCGAGTTTGCTTCACGACGACGTCGTCGACGAGGCGGAAACGAGGAGAGGACTTCAAAGCGTAGGCTCCAAGTTCGGAAACAAAACCGCGATCCTCGCCGGAGATTATCTTTTAGCCTGCGGAATCGACCACCTGAACGGTCTCGGTTATCCCGAACTGATGGACGTTTTCACGCAGGTCATCAAGGATCTTTCGGTTTCCGAGTTGATCCAGATGGAATGGGAAAAAAATCCCAAAATCACTTTAGAAATTTATAATAGAGTCGTATACGGTAAAACCGCGTCTTTGTTCGGAGCCGTAAGCGTTTCCGCGGGAATTCTTTCGGAAAAAAACGAAAAAGAAAAAAAGAAACTCAGACAATTCGGAATCGATCTCGGTTCCTTCTTTCAGAAAAAAGACGACGCGATCGACTACTTCACACCCGCGAGTAAAAGCGGAAAGGTTCCTCTCAAGGATTTTTACAACGGTTTGTATACGTATCCGATTCTTCTTTTGTTGGAAAAGGCGGACAAAAACGATAAGAAGCTGGTTCATTCTCTTTTTGAAAAATCGGAACGATCTCAAGGAGACGGCGTGGTGATTTTGAGTCTTCTTTCGCGTTATCAGATCCGCGAAAAGATGGACGCTGAGTTTCAAAACGTAGCGGACAACTTAATGAAATTCTTAAATAGTTTCGAAGAATCCTCGATTCGAAATCTTTTGAAGGAACAAATCCTAAAACTTCTGGAAGAATAG
- a CDS encoding transglutaminase-like domain-containing protein, with protein MTHFDFRKNILFMPSSDSYYEYLSFPPDKLEEKFYQLEFAGTEEKIQVIREIADMVPWQFRISEFVEEFKDPTLRVFARSISSVVHLERINARYALLASKGHVNDYGDLEEAVFLLSSVGDPDASYHEFKIYLDQLALRVEELCDLNPEYVSEELKVHFLTRVLSSEENFQGNNDQYDDPNNSFVTRIVRTRKGIPISLSAIYLLVARRLSLPLYGVNMPLHFLLHFDSPDYETFIDPFHGGVLLDKSTCIRFLEANSFTPSERYFTRASTLSIIKRMYRNLIHIYRKEQFRDMEDILSRQLLILENKLKA; from the coding sequence TTGACTCATTTCGATTTTCGTAAAAATATATTGTTTATGCCCTCATCCGATTCTTATTATGAATATCTCTCTTTTCCTCCCGATAAACTCGAAGAAAAATTTTATCAGCTCGAGTTTGCGGGAACGGAGGAAAAAATCCAAGTGATCCGCGAGATCGCGGATATGGTTCCTTGGCAATTTAGAATCAGCGAGTTCGTGGAAGAGTTTAAGGATCCCACTCTGCGGGTTTTTGCGCGTTCCATCTCTTCGGTGGTTCACTTGGAAAGAATCAACGCACGTTATGCGCTTCTTGCGAGCAAGGGGCACGTAAACGATTACGGAGATTTGGAAGAGGCCGTCTTTCTTCTTTCCAGCGTGGGCGATCCCGACGCTTCCTATCACGAATTTAAAATCTATTTGGATCAGCTCGCTCTGAGAGTGGAGGAGTTGTGCGATCTGAACCCCGAATACGTTTCCGAAGAATTGAAGGTTCATTTTTTGACGAGGGTTCTTTCTTCGGAGGAGAATTTTCAGGGAAACAACGATCAGTACGACGATCCGAACAATTCTTTCGTAACCCGCATCGTTCGAACTCGGAAAGGAATTCCTATTTCCCTTTCTGCGATTTATCTTCTCGTGGCGCGCAGACTTTCGCTTCCGCTTTACGGAGTGAATATGCCCCTGCATTTTCTACTTCATTTCGATTCTCCCGATTACGAAACCTTTATCGATCCGTTTCACGGAGGCGTTCTGTTGGATAAATCGACTTGTATCCGCTTTTTGGAAGCGAATAGTTTTACTCCGAGCGAAAGATATTTCACGAGAGCGAGCACGCTTTCCATCATCAAAAGAATGTACCGGAATCTGATCCACATATACCGTAAGGAACAGTTTCGGGACATGGAAGATATTCTTTCCCGTCAGCTCCTGATTCTCGAAAACAAACTCAAAGCCTGA
- a CDS encoding ChaN family lipoprotein: MKQYLSRKSRFFLRILPIAFLCVLFCVNVPVFSDTMLENPKEGEQSPPSSPIFIQKGLTTTAVQPETIFETFKNYDVLIFGEEHDDVAGHEIRLDWFRKISSQTPVILSLEMLERDQQKTLDEYLNGQITEKAFLNSLKLWPNHLRDYHPFLRFAKENRIPVLASNVPRKYVNLVSSSGLEELFKVRSVFLPPKYLIRKFSQEAYEEKIKNTLKEHPGMASDETIQRRFVDAQYLWDAGMADSIANAFLTKGRKVIHINGRFHSDENFGVTFRLKELGFKTLSVSMFPLREEDVVPTEILKGSDFTVITERKEKEN; the protein is encoded by the coding sequence TTGAAACAATATCTTTCGAGGAAGTCCCGTTTCTTTTTAAGAATTCTACCGATCGCGTTTTTGTGCGTTCTTTTCTGCGTAAACGTTCCCGTTTTTTCGGATACGATGCTCGAAAATCCGAAAGAAGGGGAACAATCACCGCCGTCTTCTCCGATATTCATTCAAAAAGGACTGACCACGACGGCGGTTCAACCGGAAACGATCTTTGAAACATTCAAAAATTATGATGTTTTAATATTCGGGGAAGAACACGACGACGTCGCCGGTCACGAAATCCGTTTGGATTGGTTTCGGAAAATTTCTTCGCAAACTCCCGTAATTCTTTCCTTGGAGATGCTCGAACGGGATCAACAAAAAACCTTGGATGAATATCTAAACGGTCAGATCACCGAAAAAGCGTTTTTGAATTCTTTAAAACTTTGGCCGAATCATCTCCGGGATTATCATCCTTTTTTGAGATTCGCAAAGGAGAATCGGATTCCGGTTCTCGCGTCTAACGTCCCGAGAAAATACGTGAACCTCGTTTCTTCTTCCGGTCTGGAAGAATTGTTCAAGGTTCGTTCGGTTTTTTTACCTCCTAAATATCTGATTCGCAAATTTTCCCAAGAAGCCTACGAAGAAAAAATCAAGAACACTCTCAAAGAACATCCGGGTATGGCGTCGGATGAAACGATTCAAAGGAGATTTGTGGACGCGCAATATCTTTGGGACGCGGGGATGGCCGATTCGATCGCGAACGCTTTTTTGACGAAGGGAAGGAAGGTGATTCATATCAACGGGCGTTTTCACAGCGACGAGAATTTCGGTGTGACGTTTCGGCTGAAGGAACTCGGGTTCAAAACGCTTTCCGTTTCCATGTTTCCTCTCCGGGAGGAGGACGTAGTTCCGACCGAAATTCTCAAAGGCTCCGATTTTACCGTCATTACCGAAAGGAAAGAAAAAGAGAATTAA